TTGAAATAGGCAAGACCAACGCCAACTCAATCAACCGATAAACTAGAGGATATCTGAGATGTTTTGCTGTTTCAACCAACTTTATAGCAAGTTCTCCAATGCTTCCTAGTGaagaaaaatcaacatttttttcccatgtcatatatatacatctctAATTGATCTACTAATGCCATTCGATCCAATTCTGAGAAATCTTCTGGATACAACTCTGCAATACGAACTAATATGACAGCATCAAATCTTGAAAATGATTGTTTTGGATCAAGGCAACTTATGTAAGAAAGCAATTCAATAGTAGATTCTGAAAAATGAGTATTCATATCTTGCATGATCATATCAAGAACCtgacataacaaaaaaaataaaacaaacattaatcaataaaaatgtaaagtttaataacaaataaaaaagtgaaAGTGATATGAAAAATACTAACCGAGTAAAAAACCTCAACACGATAATAGTGCAAATATGTAGTGGTTTGCTTCTCACGTCTTGGACGACCGCGGACCAACAATCTTTCTTCCATATTATTTGGCATCTCAATATCATTTTCAACACAAAACTTTGAAACATTAGCCAACAATTCATCCCGTCCATCATCTCTCAATGATTGCAACTTAAACTTGACACCTTCAACCATGTCTAAAGCATTcactatattttgatttttctcttgcAAGGCTTGTGACAAGCCATTTGTTATACCTAACaccttttttatcaaaaataatatgaacacAAATTCAAATCTTTCCATGCGATCAATCAAACCCAAAGCTACACCTTGTTGTTCATGATTAGTTCCATCATCATGAACATTTCCAACAACATCCATTACCGCTGGCCACATCATTTGAAGACGAAGTATTGTATAATAATGAGATCCCCAACGTGTGTCCCCAGGTCTTGCAAGGCTTGTCTCTTGATTGCAACCTCTGCTAGTAGAAATTACACCTTTCTCTATACGTGTAACTATACTTTCATGTTGGCTTTGTCGAAGTGCATCTTTCCTTTTACATGATGCTCCAACCAAATTGACAATCTTGATCACATAACTAAAGAAGTCATTGATAATAGGCATTTTTTTTGCAAGACCAACAACAACTAATTGAAGTTGATGTGCAAAGCAATGAACATACCTTGCATATGGATTATCCTTCAATATAAGTGATTTTAGGCCATTAAACTCTCCTCGCATGTTAGAAGCTCCATCATAACCTTGACCTCTTAACCTTGATAGGGACAATccatattttgcaaacaaattaTCAATGGCTTCTTTCAAAGTGTGGGATGAAGTGTCTGTCACATGCTCTACAcaaagaaatctctcaatcacttgTCCACGGGAATCAACATATCTCAAAACAATAGCCATTTGTTCCGTCACTGAAATGTCTCTAGCTTCATCAACCATAAGTGAGAAAATCCGATCACCAATGTCTTCAATAATGAGTGATCTCACTTTTTCAGCACAAGAATGTACCaagtctttttgaatttttggagcAGTCATTTGGTTATTCCCGGGAGCATTTGCTTTCAATGTCTTGGCAATCTTATCAACACGCGCACCATACCAATAGAGTAACTCCAAAAAATTACCTTTGTTCTTGGAACTTGAAGATTCATCATGCCCCCGAAAAGATAAACCTTGTCTTAACAAGAATCGCACAATATCTAGAACCGCCGTCAATCTAACACGATAAGCAACTTCCATTTCTGAACTATGTTGTGAGATCTTTTGTGTGACACTTTGTCGTG
Above is a genomic segment from Dioscorea cayenensis subsp. rotundata cultivar TDr96_F1 unplaced genomic scaffold, TDr96_F1_v2_PseudoChromosome.rev07_lg8_w22 25.fasta BLBR01001476.1, whole genome shotgun sequence containing:
- the LOC120256509 gene encoding zinc finger MYM-type protein 1-like produces the protein MEVAYRVRLTAVLDIVRFLLRQGLSFRGHDESSSSKNKGNFLELLYWYGARVDKIAKTLKANAPGNNQMTAPKIQKDLVHSCAEKVRSLIIEDIGDRIFSLMVDEARDISVTEQMAIVLRYVDSRGQVIERFLCVEHVTDTSSHTLKEAIDNLFAKYGLSLSRLRGQGYDGASNMRGEFNGLKSLILKDNPYARYVHCFAHQLQLVVVGLAKKMPIINDFFSYVIKIVNLVGASCKRKDALRQSQHESIVTRIEKGVISTSRGCNQETSLARPGDTRWGSHYYTILRLQMMWPAVMDVVGNVHDDGTNHEQQGVALGLIDRMERFEFVFILFLIKKVLGITNGLSQALQEKNQNIVNALDMVEGVKFKLQSLRDDGRDELLANVSKFCVENDIEMPNNMEERLLVRGRPRREKQTTTYLHYYRVEVFYSVLDMIMQDMNTHFSESTIELLSYISCLDPKQSFSRFDAVILVRIAELYPEDFSELDRMALVDQLEIYPLVYRLIELALVLPISTTSVERVFSAMNIIKTDLRNKMEDDFLTDSLPGLDQISGSATVVGNIAECISRQFKIAAKCSGGTFRDTFHNHFAAFGKPPRDASR